From a region of the uncultured Desulfatiglans sp. genome:
- a CDS encoding DNA methylase N-4/N-6 domain-containing protein → MAKKYDPKAGSLFKKEVPEMPEGYYSGDKPNPNLRAFVEQHIKERPYDPETDDYDVPAFDKPIESTKATAIYNMHTYWSKKPHDAIRQYVRHYTKSGDLVLDPFCGSGGTALAALMEGRKAIAIDRSPAATFITKNYCTPVDVDGLHKAFEELKRKVKPEIDWLYETRCDRCGGKATTAYTVYSQVFQCPRCLEKVPLFDCVEVEGTTAKGKSKKIRACPHCHKRDIVEEISTRADKFGAVPVLVSYLCESGCRPARDERSHNDSNKKKHEYFEKYDLGKIREIEAKDIPHWYPKNRMMNAPEDQKCWGVKWRAGTSNFRTIDELFTKRNLWALAAIRDGLEVSSKRDILLFAFTGICLGFSKMCQWIPGASYPFPMMRGTYYMPPISKEQLVPHYYENRINLIQRAAAQISFDSVSLFVSTQDICNLSNIPSAALDYIFTDPPYAEKVQYGELNFIWEAWLGLDTQWQDEEIIVNEVRGKTEDDWAYMMRQAMSECYRVLKPGRCISLCYHDTSEGTWSLVQDIMAEAGFIVEKSDAALYIDTGQKSYNQLVADKVNKRDLVINFRKPKPSEVKAIIAITGNEDKTTFTEKVCQIIRDYVGANPGTAKDRIYDEVVSRMVRSGQMEAHDFDELLRTVAEEVKTPVMKNLFEQKDPDIFGTHEVGRWYLKETELVIADAAENAREDAAAEKTGAFITKFLEKNPGDEGVHYSDIFEHYIYAVKDKPRRQLAEFLPDYFYKTEQGTWRLPGSEEEEKAKREARVKGLGRRVKRYITQLEQGALLPDHERPNDATLAEWIRHCKRAGLYEQGKLLYEKGGLNPDNLSEEAMVNVEEDYQVCARMLAREASQPQRRGRKKAEE, encoded by the coding sequence ATGGCCAAAAAATACGATCCGAAAGCTGGAAGCCTTTTCAAGAAGGAAGTCCCCGAAATGCCGGAGGGATACTATTCCGGCGACAAGCCAAACCCGAACCTGCGGGCGTTCGTCGAGCAGCATATCAAGGAGCGGCCCTACGACCCTGAGACCGACGACTATGATGTGCCCGCATTCGACAAACCCATTGAGAGCACCAAAGCCACGGCAATCTACAACATGCACACCTACTGGTCGAAGAAGCCTCACGACGCCATCCGTCAGTATGTTCGGCACTATACAAAATCCGGCGATCTCGTGCTCGATCCCTTCTGTGGATCGGGTGGCACGGCCCTGGCAGCGCTTATGGAAGGCCGCAAGGCCATTGCCATTGACCGTTCCCCGGCCGCAACTTTCATCACCAAGAACTACTGTACACCAGTGGATGTGGATGGACTTCATAAAGCCTTCGAGGAACTCAAGCGCAAAGTCAAGCCGGAGATCGACTGGCTTTATGAAACTCGATGTGACCGCTGCGGCGGGAAGGCGACCACTGCCTACACGGTGTATTCCCAGGTCTTCCAGTGTCCGCGGTGTTTAGAAAAGGTACCGCTGTTCGACTGTGTTGAGGTCGAAGGAACGACTGCCAAGGGTAAATCCAAGAAGATCCGGGCCTGTCCTCACTGTCATAAGAGGGACATTGTGGAGGAGATCAGCACGCGGGCGGATAAGTTTGGCGCGGTGCCAGTATTGGTGAGCTACCTCTGTGAAAGCGGATGCCGACCTGCCCGCGACGAGCGGAGCCACAATGACTCAAACAAAAAGAAACACGAATACTTCGAGAAATATGACCTTGGGAAAATCCGGGAGATTGAGGCGAAAGATATTCCGCATTGGTATCCCAAGAATCGGATGATGAATGCTCCCGAGGATCAGAAATGTTGGGGTGTCAAGTGGCGTGCTGGAACGAGCAACTTCCGCACAATTGATGAACTCTTCACCAAACGCAATTTGTGGGCTCTGGCGGCGATAAGAGATGGGTTAGAGGTTTCTTCGAAGAGAGATATTCTTCTTTTCGCTTTTACCGGAATATGCCTTGGTTTCAGCAAGATGTGTCAGTGGATACCAGGCGCATCATATCCTTTCCCAATGATGCGCGGAACTTACTACATGCCGCCTATCTCAAAGGAACAGTTGGTTCCTCATTACTATGAAAACCGAATTAATCTGATTCAGAGAGCAGCCGCTCAAATATCATTTGATTCGGTATCTTTGTTCGTTTCGACTCAAGATATATGTAATCTCTCCAATATTCCATCAGCAGCTTTAGACTACATTTTCACTGACCCTCCGTATGCAGAAAAGGTCCAATATGGTGAGCTGAATTTCATTTGGGAGGCATGGCTCGGTTTAGACACGCAATGGCAAGATGAGGAGATAATTGTCAACGAAGTTCGTGGTAAAACCGAGGACGACTGGGCATATATGATGCGCCAGGCAATGTCCGAGTGCTATCGGGTTCTGAAACCTGGACGATGCATTTCGCTTTGTTACCACGATACATCAGAAGGCACTTGGTCGTTGGTGCAGGATATCATGGCCGAAGCCGGTTTCATCGTCGAGAAATCGGACGCTGCCCTCTATATTGATACCGGGCAAAAGTCGTATAACCAGCTTGTGGCTGACAAGGTCAACAAACGCGATCTCGTAATCAACTTCCGAAAGCCCAAACCCAGTGAAGTAAAGGCTATCATCGCCATCACAGGAAACGAAGACAAAACAACCTTCACCGAAAAGGTCTGCCAGATTATTCGGGATTATGTTGGCGCGAATCCCGGCACTGCGAAGGACCGCATCTATGACGAGGTCGTCAGCCGTATGGTTCGCAGCGGGCAGATGGAGGCGCATGACTTCGATGAACTCCTTCGAACAGTGGCTGAAGAAGTTAAAACGCCGGTAATGAAAAACCTGTTTGAGCAGAAAGACCCTGATATCTTTGGCACGCACGAGGTTGGCCGCTGGTACTTGAAAGAGACCGAACTGGTTATTGCCGATGCCGCCGAAAACGCCCGAGAGGATGCTGCCGCAGAAAAGACCGGCGCGTTCATCACAAAATTTCTCGAAAAGAACCCTGGAGATGAAGGCGTCCACTACAGTGATATCTTCGAACACTATATCTACGCAGTGAAGGACAAACCGCGGCGTCAACTGGCAGAATTCCTGCCGGACTACTTTTACAAGACCGAGCAAGGCACATGGCGGCTTCCCGGCTCCGAGGAGGAGGAAAAGGCCAAGCGTGAGGCACGGGTTAAGGGTCTGGGTAGGCGGGTTAAACGCTATATTACCCAGCTCGAACAGGGCGCGTTGCTTCCCGACCATGAACGTCCAAATGACGCCACCCTCGCTGAATGGATACGCCACTGCAAGCGGGCCGGATTGTATGAACAGGGCAAGCTTTTGTACGAAAAGGGTGGACTCAATCCTGATAACCTGTCCGAGGAGGCGATGGTCAACGTCGAGGAAGATTACCAGGTTTGCGCACGAATGCTGGCACGCGAAGCAAGCCAGCCTCAGCGTCGCGGCAGGAAGAAAGCGGAGGAATAA